The following proteins are co-located in the Labrys monachus genome:
- a CDS encoding ABC transporter permease subunit, producing the protein MLLANAYSTICRAVPEVLLILILFYAGQTALNALMDRLGWSTVDISGKFAAIAVLGIVLGAYASEILRGAVLALPKGQIEAARAYGLHGFSLFRRIILPLIVPYALPGLTNLWMSILKDSALIFAVGYSELTFTAMQAAGSTKLYFPFLMLCGAMYYVVTQVSNIFFKAIEARIRRWMPRLG; encoded by the coding sequence GTGCTCCTCGCCAACGCCTATTCGACCATCTGCCGGGCCGTCCCGGAAGTGCTCCTCATCCTGATCCTGTTCTATGCCGGCCAGACGGCCCTCAATGCGCTGATGGATCGGCTCGGCTGGAGCACGGTCGACATCTCCGGCAAATTCGCCGCCATCGCCGTGCTGGGCATCGTGCTCGGCGCCTATGCCTCGGAGATCCTGCGCGGTGCCGTGCTCGCTTTGCCCAAGGGCCAGATCGAGGCGGCGAGGGCCTATGGCCTGCACGGCTTCAGCCTTTTCCGCCGCATCATCCTTCCTCTGATCGTGCCCTACGCCCTGCCCGGGCTGACCAATCTGTGGATGTCGATCCTCAAGGATTCCGCGCTGATCTTCGCGGTCGGCTACAGCGAGCTGACCTTCACCGCCATGCAGGCGGCAGGCTCAACCAAGCTCTATTTTCCGTTCCTGATGCTGTGCGGCGCCATGTATTACGTCGTCACCCAGGTCTCGAACATCTTCTTCAAGGCCATCGAAGCCCGTATACGCCGCTGGATGCCGAGGTTGGGATGA
- a CDS encoding ureidoglycolate lyase → MPVLKLEPVTAEAFAPFGQILPARQTGEPRLELIEELQNLRDTGKARLSLAAVAPKALPLTAVEMERHVFSSQAFIPYDGQGFLVLVAPHGADGLPDVSGLRAFRFPGDVGVNYRADTWHHPLTALDGPSRFVVLTFVDGTETDEQFVPLPEPVTIEA, encoded by the coding sequence ATGCCCGTCCTCAAGCTCGAGCCGGTCACGGCGGAAGCCTTCGCGCCGTTCGGGCAGATCCTGCCCGCCCGCCAGACCGGCGAGCCGCGCCTCGAGCTGATCGAGGAGCTGCAGAATCTGCGCGATACCGGCAAGGCCCGCCTCAGCCTCGCCGCCGTCGCGCCGAAGGCGCTGCCGCTCACCGCGGTGGAGATGGAACGCCATGTGTTCTCCTCGCAGGCCTTCATTCCCTATGATGGCCAGGGCTTTTTGGTGCTGGTGGCGCCGCACGGCGCCGACGGCCTGCCGGACGTGTCGGGCCTCAGGGCCTTCCGCTTTCCGGGCGATGTCGGCGTCAACTACCGCGCTGACACCTGGCACCACCCGCTGACCGCCCTCGACGGCCCGTCGCGCTTCGTGGTGCTCACCTTCGTCGACGGCACCGAGACGGACGAGCAATTCGTACCGCTGCCGGAGCCGGTGACGATCGAGGCGTGA
- a CDS encoding ABC transporter permease — MSNTAQSEAVSAKADGAGRRRFFGRVEQFGLIVVWLLMIAVFGYLQPDTFLTWANFSTILGSQAVLVVVTLGLLIPLTANDFDLSIAYTMTMSSMLIAVMNVNMGIGIGWAVAAALLAGIVIGLVNGVLITVFRIHSLIVTLGVGTFLHGMTLWMSDSMTISGVSNILINAVIVQRLFGIPLEFYYAIAIALIIWYGLEYTAPGRRILFVGRGREVARLSGINTDRVRIACLAASGFLGALAGVLYTGTQGAADPVSGVSYQLPAFAAAFLGSTCIVPGRFNPWGTTVAVYFLVTGITGLVFLGFSSFIQEMFYGGALVVAVTLSQLVRGRQEQQF, encoded by the coding sequence ATGTCCAATACAGCCCAGAGCGAAGCGGTGTCCGCCAAAGCGGACGGGGCCGGCAGGAGACGCTTCTTCGGCAGGGTCGAGCAGTTCGGCCTCATCGTGGTCTGGCTGCTGATGATCGCCGTGTTCGGCTATCTCCAGCCCGACACCTTCCTCACCTGGGCCAATTTCTCCACCATCCTCGGCTCGCAGGCGGTGCTGGTCGTGGTGACGCTCGGCCTCCTGATCCCGCTCACCGCCAATGATTTCGACCTGTCGATCGCCTATACGATGACCATGTCGTCCATGCTCATCGCGGTGATGAACGTCAATATGGGCATCGGCATCGGCTGGGCGGTCGCCGCCGCGCTTCTTGCCGGCATCGTGATCGGCCTCGTCAACGGAGTGCTGATTACCGTCTTCCGCATCCACTCGCTCATCGTTACGCTCGGCGTCGGCACCTTCCTGCACGGCATGACGCTATGGATGAGCGATTCGATGACGATATCGGGGGTTTCGAACATCCTCATCAATGCCGTCATCGTGCAGCGCCTGTTCGGCATCCCGCTCGAATTCTACTACGCGATCGCCATCGCGCTGATCATCTGGTACGGGCTCGAATATACGGCCCCCGGCCGCCGCATCCTCTTCGTCGGGCGCGGGCGCGAAGTGGCGCGCCTGTCCGGCATCAACACCGATCGGGTGCGCATCGCTTGCCTCGCCGCCTCGGGCTTTCTCGGTGCGCTCGCCGGCGTGCTCTATACGGGCACGCAGGGCGCGGCGGACCCGGTCTCCGGCGTGTCCTATCAATTGCCCGCCTTCGCCGCCGCCTTCCTCGGCTCCACCTGCATCGTGCCGGGCCGCTTCAATCCCTGGGGCACGACGGTCGCGGTCTATTTCCTCGTCACCGGCATCACCGGCCTCGTCTTCCTCGGCTTCAGCTCCTTCATCCAGGAGATGTTCTACGGCGGGGCCCTGGTGGTAGCGGTGACGCTGTCGCAGCTCGTCCGCGGGCGGCAGGAGCAGCAGTTCTGA
- a CDS encoding ABC transporter ATP-binding protein, producing the protein MRDGAVQDGANRMPVVELDDIHKRFGLLEVLKGVSLTAHEGDVIALIGASGSGKSTLLRCTNLLEIPNSGRILIGNEEIRLNRTSDGTMQVADQRQLQRIRSRLGMVFQSFNLWAHRTVLENVIEAPVHVLGQPRAEAIARGEELLRKVGLYAKKDVYPAFLSGGQQQRAAIARALAIEPRVMLFDEPTSALDPELVGEVLRVIRDLAAEGRTMIVVTHEMAFARDVANHVMFLHNGTVEEEGTPQKVFGSPESERCRQFVRPRDH; encoded by the coding sequence ATGCGTGACGGAGCCGTGCAGGACGGAGCCAATCGGATGCCCGTCGTCGAGCTCGACGATATCCACAAGAGGTTCGGCCTGCTGGAGGTGCTGAAAGGCGTCTCGCTCACGGCCCATGAGGGCGACGTCATCGCCCTGATCGGCGCTTCGGGTTCGGGCAAAAGCACGCTGCTGCGCTGCACCAACCTGCTGGAAATTCCCAATTCCGGCCGGATTCTCATCGGGAACGAAGAAATCAGGCTGAACCGTACGTCGGATGGCACGATGCAGGTGGCGGACCAGCGCCAGCTCCAGCGCATCCGCAGCCGCCTCGGCATGGTCTTCCAGAGCTTCAACCTGTGGGCGCACCGCACGGTCCTCGAAAACGTGATCGAGGCGCCGGTGCATGTGCTTGGCCAGCCCAGGGCCGAGGCGATCGCCCGCGGCGAGGAATTGCTCAGGAAGGTCGGCCTCTACGCCAAGAAGGACGTCTACCCCGCCTTCCTGTCGGGCGGCCAGCAGCAGCGTGCGGCAATTGCCCGCGCGCTGGCGATCGAGCCCAGGGTCATGCTGTTCGACGAGCCGACTTCGGCGCTGGATCCCGAACTCGTCGGCGAGGTGCTGCGCGTCATCCGCGACCTGGCCGCCGAAGGCCGCACCATGATCGTGGTGACGCATGAGATGGCGTTCGCCCGCGATGTCGCCAACCATGTGATGTTCCTGCACAACGGCACAGTCGAGGAGGAAGGCACGCCGCAGAAGGTATTCGGCTCTCCCGAAAGCGAGAGATGCCGCCAATTCGTGAGGCCACGCGACCATTGA
- a CDS encoding ABC transporter permease subunit (The N-terminal region of this protein, as described by TIGR01726, is a three transmembrane segment that identifies a subfamily of ABC transporter permease subunits, which specificities that include histidine, arginine, glutamine, glutamate, L-cystine (sic), the opines (in Agrobacterium) octopine and nopaline, etc.), whose translation MSMPIDLSTWFFGNFGWIGKYWFSNIVPGFITTLQLLFFSLLFGYPFAILVGFGRVSRNRFVYAVSTAFVSIIRGTPLLVQMFIYYVGLGSLFPAIPGIRHSFIWPFLREGYYYVIFALVVSVGAYVGEVMRGALLSVPRGELEAARAFGFRGFSLVRRIWLPRAMQAMMPTFAGETVLCLKSTALAYLVTVQDLLGQINIIRSREAITYTPLLTVAVGYLLTTLVIEAAFRRFEASFAKTSRAP comes from the coding sequence ATGAGCATGCCGATCGATCTGTCGACCTGGTTCTTCGGCAATTTCGGCTGGATCGGGAAATACTGGTTCAGCAACATCGTTCCCGGCTTCATCACCACGCTGCAGCTGCTGTTCTTCTCGCTGCTGTTCGGCTATCCCTTCGCGATCCTCGTCGGCTTCGGGCGGGTCTCGCGCAACAGGTTCGTCTACGCGGTCTCGACGGCCTTCGTTTCGATCATCCGCGGTACGCCGCTGCTCGTGCAGATGTTCATCTATTATGTCGGCCTGGGCTCGCTGTTTCCGGCCATTCCCGGCATCCGCCACAGCTTCATCTGGCCGTTCCTGCGGGAAGGCTATTATTACGTGATCTTCGCCCTCGTCGTTAGCGTCGGCGCCTATGTCGGCGAGGTGATGCGGGGGGCCCTGCTGTCGGTGCCGCGCGGCGAACTCGAGGCGGCCCGCGCCTTCGGCTTCCGCGGCTTCAGCCTCGTGCGCCGCATCTGGCTGCCCCGCGCCATGCAGGCGATGATGCCGACTTTCGCGGGCGAGACCGTGCTGTGCCTGAAATCGACGGCACTCGCCTATCTGGTGACGGTGCAGGACCTGCTCGGCCAGATCAACATCATCCGCTCGCGGGAAGCGATCACCTATACCCCGCTGCTGACCGTCGCCGTCGGCTATCTCCTCACCACGCTGGTGATCGAGGCGGCCTTCCGGCGCTTCGAAGCCTCCTTCGCCAAGACGAGCCGCGCGCCCTGA
- the recA gene encoding recombinase RecA has translation MSQTQLRLVEGTSMDKTKALDAALSQIERAFGKGSIMRLGKNTKSMEVEAIPTGSLGLDIALGVGGLPKGRVIEIYGPESSGKTTLALHSVAEAQKKGGVCAFIDAEHALDPIYARKLGVNLDDLLISQPDTGEQALEICDTLVRSGAIDVIVIDSVAALTPKAEIEGEMGDVQPGLQARLMSQALRKLTASIGRSNSMVIFINQIRMKIGVMYGSPETTTGGNALKFYASVRLDIRRIGAIKDREEVVGNQTRVKVVKNKVAPPFKQIEFDIMYGEGISKVGELVDLGVKAGVVEKSGAWFSHESQRLGQGRENAKQFLKDNPDVANKIESSIRQNAGLIAERILDNIDPAEADEE, from the coding sequence ATGAGTCAGACGCAGTTGCGCTTGGTCGAAGGAACTTCCATGGACAAGACGAAGGCGCTCGACGCCGCCCTTTCCCAGATCGAACGTGCCTTCGGCAAGGGTTCGATCATGCGGCTCGGCAAGAACACCAAGTCGATGGAAGTGGAGGCGATCCCGACCGGTTCGCTCGGCCTCGACATCGCGCTCGGCGTCGGCGGCCTGCCCAAGGGGCGGGTGATCGAGATCTACGGGCCGGAATCCTCCGGCAAGACCACCCTGGCGCTGCACAGCGTCGCCGAAGCGCAGAAGAAGGGCGGCGTCTGCGCCTTCATCGATGCCGAGCATGCGCTCGACCCGATCTATGCCCGCAAGCTCGGCGTCAATCTCGACGACCTCCTGATTTCGCAGCCCGACACCGGCGAGCAGGCGCTCGAGATCTGCGACACGCTGGTGCGCTCCGGCGCCATCGACGTCATCGTCATCGACTCGGTGGCGGCGCTGACGCCGAAGGCCGAGATCGAAGGCGAGATGGGCGATGTCCAGCCCGGCCTGCAAGCGCGCCTGATGAGCCAGGCTCTGCGCAAGCTGACGGCCTCGATCGGCCGCTCCAATTCCATGGTCATCTTCATCAACCAGATCCGCATGAAGATCGGCGTGATGTATGGCAGCCCGGAGACGACGACGGGCGGCAACGCGCTGAAATTCTATGCCTCCGTGCGCCTCGACATCCGCCGTATCGGCGCGATCAAGGACCGGGAGGAGGTCGTCGGCAACCAGACCCGCGTCAAGGTGGTCAAGAACAAGGTCGCGCCGCCCTTCAAGCAGATCGAGTTCGACATCATGTATGGCGAGGGCATCTCTAAGGTCGGCGAGCTCGTCGATCTCGGCGTCAAGGCCGGCGTGGTCGAGAAGTCCGGCGCCTGGTTCAGCCATGAGAGCCAGCGGCTCGGGCAGGGACGCGAGAATGCCAAGCAGTTCCTGAAGGACAATCCGGACGTCGCCAACAAGATCGAGAGTTCGATTCGCCAGAATGCCGGCCTGATCGCCGAGCGCATCCTCGACAATATCGACCCGGCCGAGGCGGACGAGGAGTAG
- a CDS encoding dimethylarginine dimethylaminohydrolase family protein — protein sequence MSAFPVYAFDNAIVRLPATSVVQGLRAEDRGAPTHEGVGAEHRAYVEALRLAGVEVEILPALEAFPDSIFVEDPALVFAEGAILLRPGAPSRFGETAAIEPVLRRRFERVLSLPGPGFADGGDVLVTLQAVMIGLSDRTDRQGAEALVACLAELGRRGEIVTTPPGVLHFKSDCSLLDEGTMLSTARLAASGVFAGLRVLHTPEGEEAGANALRVNERVLVGEDYPRTAALLEAEGFSVVRLPTSQIARIDAGLSCMSLRWHA from the coding sequence ATGTCGGCTTTTCCGGTCTACGCCTTCGACAACGCCATCGTCCGCCTGCCGGCGACGAGCGTCGTGCAGGGCCTGCGCGCCGAGGACCGCGGCGCCCCGACCCATGAGGGGGTCGGCGCCGAGCATCGGGCCTATGTCGAGGCCCTCAGGCTGGCGGGCGTCGAGGTCGAGATCCTCCCGGCGCTGGAGGCCTTTCCGGATTCGATCTTCGTCGAGGATCCCGCGCTGGTCTTCGCCGAAGGCGCCATCCTGCTGCGTCCCGGCGCGCCCAGCCGTTTCGGCGAGACGGCGGCGATCGAGCCGGTGCTGCGGCGCCGCTTCGAGCGGGTGCTGTCGCTGCCCGGGCCCGGCTTCGCCGATGGCGGCGATGTCCTGGTGACGCTGCAGGCGGTGATGATCGGTCTTTCCGACCGCACCGACCGGCAGGGCGCCGAAGCGTTGGTCGCGTGCCTGGCCGAACTCGGCCGCCGCGGCGAGATCGTCACCACGCCGCCCGGCGTCCTGCACTTCAAGTCGGATTGCTCGCTGCTCGACGAGGGCACCATGCTGTCGACGGCCAGGCTCGCCGCGTCCGGCGTCTTCGCCGGCCTGCGCGTCCTCCACACGCCGGAGGGCGAGGAGGCCGGCGCGAACGCCCTGCGCGTCAACGAGCGCGTCCTCGTCGGCGAGGACTATCCGCGCACGGCGGCCCTGCTCGAGGCGGAGGGCTTCAGCGTGGTGCGGCTGCCGACGTCGCAGATCGCCAGGATCGACGCCGGCCTCTCCTGCATGTCGCTGCGCTGGCACGCTTGA
- a CDS encoding allantoinase PuuE codes for MAISLERDLIGYGAHPPDPKWPNGARLALNFVLNFEEGSEYSIGDGDGLTDSGLVEMPGSPVTRGERDLAAESMFEYGSRVGFWRLMRIFAERDLPMTIYACALALERNQPAADAIRAAEHDICCHGWRWIEHFKLSEAEEREHIRLAIESLERTVGGRPLGWYCRYGPSVNTRRLLMEEGGFLYDSDSYNDELPYYVLAEGKPQLVVPYTLTNNDVKWGTANFGTGEDFFTYLRESFDVLYDEGRTAPKMMNVGMHMRLLGHPGRASGLMRFLDYVKSKPDVWVCKRLDLAHHWLENHPYKESA; via the coding sequence ATGGCAATCTCGCTCGAACGCGACCTCATCGGCTATGGCGCGCACCCGCCCGACCCCAAATGGCCGAACGGCGCCCGCCTCGCGCTCAACTTCGTCCTGAATTTCGAGGAAGGCTCCGAATACAGCATCGGCGACGGCGACGGGCTCACCGATTCCGGCCTCGTCGAGATGCCGGGCTCGCCGGTGACGCGGGGCGAACGCGATCTCGCCGCCGAATCCATGTTCGAATATGGCAGCCGCGTCGGCTTCTGGCGGCTGATGCGCATCTTCGCCGAGCGCGACCTGCCGATGACGATCTATGCCTGCGCCCTCGCACTGGAGCGCAACCAGCCGGCGGCCGACGCCATCCGTGCGGCGGAGCACGACATCTGCTGCCATGGCTGGCGCTGGATCGAGCATTTCAAGCTCTCGGAGGCTGAGGAGCGCGAGCATATCCGGCTGGCGATCGAAAGCCTGGAGCGGACCGTCGGCGGACGGCCCCTCGGCTGGTATTGCCGCTACGGACCGAGCGTCAACACCCGCAGGCTGCTGATGGAGGAGGGCGGCTTCCTCTATGACAGCGACAGCTACAATGACGAGTTGCCCTATTACGTGCTGGCCGAAGGCAAGCCGCAGCTCGTCGTGCCCTACACGCTGACCAACAACGACGTGAAATGGGGCACGGCGAATTTCGGCACCGGCGAGGATTTCTTCACCTATCTGCGCGAGAGCTTCGATGTCCTCTACGACGAAGGCCGGACGGCGCCGAAGATGATGAATGTCGGCATGCATATGCGCCTGCTCGGCCATCCCGGCCGGGCCTCCGGGCTGATGCGCTTCCTCGACTACGTCAAGTCGAAGCCGGACGTGTGGGTCTGCAAGCGGCTCGACCTCGCCCACCACTGGCTGGAAAACCACCCCTACAAGGAGAGCGCCTGA
- a CDS encoding transporter substrate-binding domain-containing protein, whose protein sequence is MKFLDAKLLAAAAILFGSALASAHADPIKVSVAAEPYPPFASKGADGTWAGFEVDLARAVCKAAQLDCEIVATAWDGIIPALQSKKIDVIWASMTITPERAQQILFTIPYYNTPAEFIANKDDTFDFSPGGLKGKAIGVQVSTIHATYVQKAYPDANIKTYATQDAANADLAAGRLDLVLADAAALDDFLAGNDGKCCETKNFPKDPIFEGGVGGGVRKEDTALKAKLDTGITAVYKSGEYATIEKKYFKYEVGTPPK, encoded by the coding sequence ATGAAGTTTCTCGATGCCAAATTGCTGGCAGCCGCCGCGATCCTGTTCGGATCGGCGCTCGCGAGCGCGCATGCCGATCCGATCAAGGTCAGCGTCGCCGCCGAGCCCTATCCGCCCTTCGCCTCGAAGGGGGCCGACGGCACATGGGCCGGCTTCGAAGTCGATCTCGCCAGGGCCGTGTGCAAGGCCGCGCAGCTCGACTGCGAGATCGTCGCCACCGCCTGGGACGGCATCATTCCCGCGCTGCAGTCCAAGAAGATCGACGTGATCTGGGCCTCGATGACGATCACGCCCGAACGCGCGCAGCAGATCCTGTTCACCATCCCGTATTACAACACACCGGCGGAATTCATCGCCAACAAGGACGACACGTTCGACTTCAGCCCCGGCGGCCTCAAGGGCAAGGCCATCGGCGTGCAGGTGAGCACGATCCACGCGACCTATGTCCAGAAGGCCTATCCCGACGCGAACATCAAGACCTACGCCACGCAGGACGCCGCCAATGCCGACCTCGCGGCCGGGCGCCTCGATCTCGTGCTCGCCGATGCCGCGGCCCTCGACGACTTCCTCGCCGGCAATGACGGCAAGTGCTGCGAGACCAAGAACTTTCCGAAGGACCCGATCTTCGAGGGCGGCGTGGGCGGCGGCGTCCGCAAGGAAGACACCGCGCTGAAGGCCAAGCTCGATACCGGCATCACCGCCGTCTACAAGAGCGGCGAATATGCGACGATCGAGAAGAAGTACTTCAAATACGAGGTCGGCACCCCGCCGAAATGA
- the alaS gene encoding alanine--tRNA ligase, producing the protein MSGVNEIRSTFLDYFARNGHEPVASSPLVPRNDPTLMFTNAGMVQFKNVFTGVEKRPYSRAATSQKCVRAGGKHNDLDNVGYTARHHTFFEMLGNFSFGDYFKERAIELAWNLITRDFGLPKSKLMVTVYSEDDDAYALWKKIAGLSDDKIIRIATSDNFWRMGDTGPCGPCSEIFYDHGEQIWGGPPGSPDADGDRFIEIWNLVFMQFEELAGGERLALPRPSIDTGMGLERIAAVLQHKHNNYDIDLFQALIRASVDAIGVPADEAHVASHRVIADHLRASSFLVADGVLPSNEGRGYVLRRIMRRAMRHASLLGAKDPVMWKLVPALVREMGAAYPELGRAETLITETLQLEETSFRRTLERGLGLLEAESKKLGDGQVFSGDVAFTLYDTYGFPLDLTQDALRSRNISVDEEAFHAAMAQQKQRARAAWAGSGDAATETVWFGLREELGATEFLGYETETAEGVALALVRDGKAVEALEPGESGFLVLNQTPFYGESGGQQGDAGLIHGAGVKLHVTDTQKKLGDLFVHAVTVDEGTLRKGAALELAVDHKRRSAIRANHSATHLLHEALRLTLGDHVAQKGSLVAPDRLRFDFSHPKPISDEELREIEDLANEIVLQNTEVTTRLMSVDDAIASGARALFGEKYGDEVRVVAMGEGLPGSNKAWSVELCGGTHVRRTGDIGLIRIVSEGAVAAGVRRLEAMTAEGARKHLVGESRLLQGLSDLLRVPVHEAGERLTTLLEERRKFERDLAEARKKLAMGGGGGESEIRMVGDARLLAKAVTGIDLRDLKALADEGKKQIGSGVVAIVATSEDGRAGLVVGVTADLTGRFNAVDLVRKGSEALGGKGGGGRPDLAQAGGPDGSRAKEALDAIAAHLAEA; encoded by the coding sequence ATGAGCGGCGTCAACGAGATCCGGTCCACCTTTCTCGACTATTTTGCGCGCAACGGCCACGAGCCGGTGGCATCCTCCCCGCTGGTGCCGCGCAACGACCCGACGCTGATGTTCACCAATGCCGGCATGGTGCAGTTCAAGAATGTCTTCACCGGCGTCGAGAAGCGGCCCTATTCGCGCGCCGCGACCTCGCAGAAATGCGTGCGCGCCGGCGGCAAGCACAACGACCTCGACAATGTCGGCTACACCGCCCGCCACCACACCTTCTTCGAGATGCTGGGGAACTTCTCCTTCGGCGACTATTTCAAGGAACGGGCGATCGAGCTCGCCTGGAACCTGATCACCAGGGATTTCGGCCTGCCGAAATCCAAGCTGATGGTCACCGTCTATTCCGAGGACGACGACGCCTACGCGCTGTGGAAGAAGATCGCCGGTCTCTCCGACGACAAGATCATCCGTATCGCCACCTCCGACAATTTCTGGCGCATGGGCGATACCGGCCCCTGCGGCCCCTGCTCCGAGATCTTCTATGACCATGGCGAGCAGATCTGGGGCGGGCCTCCCGGCTCGCCCGATGCCGACGGCGACCGCTTCATCGAGATCTGGAACCTCGTCTTCATGCAGTTCGAGGAACTGGCGGGCGGCGAGCGCCTGGCGCTGCCGCGTCCCTCGATCGACACCGGCATGGGACTGGAGCGCATCGCGGCGGTGCTGCAGCACAAGCACAACAATTACGACATCGACCTCTTCCAGGCGCTGATCCGCGCCTCGGTGGATGCGATCGGCGTACCTGCGGACGAGGCGCATGTCGCCAGCCATCGCGTGATCGCCGATCACCTTCGGGCGTCGTCCTTCCTGGTCGCCGACGGCGTGCTGCCCTCCAACGAGGGCCGCGGCTATGTGCTGCGCCGCATCATGCGGCGCGCCATGCGCCATGCCTCGCTGCTCGGCGCCAAGGATCCGGTGATGTGGAAGCTGGTGCCGGCGCTGGTGCGCGAAATGGGCGCGGCCTATCCCGAGCTCGGCCGGGCGGAGACGCTGATCACCGAGACGCTGCAATTGGAGGAGACGAGCTTCCGCCGCACGCTGGAGCGCGGTCTCGGCCTGCTCGAGGCGGAGTCGAAGAAACTCGGCGACGGACAGGTCTTCTCGGGCGACGTCGCCTTCACGCTGTACGACACCTATGGCTTTCCGCTCGACCTCACGCAGGATGCCTTGCGCTCGCGCAACATCAGCGTCGACGAAGAGGCCTTCCACGCCGCGATGGCGCAGCAGAAGCAGCGGGCCCGCGCGGCGTGGGCCGGTTCCGGCGATGCGGCCACCGAGACCGTGTGGTTCGGCCTGCGCGAGGAACTCGGCGCCACCGAATTCCTCGGCTACGAGACCGAGACGGCGGAAGGCGTCGCCCTGGCCCTCGTCCGGGACGGCAAGGCCGTCGAGGCGCTGGAGCCGGGCGAGAGCGGCTTCCTCGTCCTCAACCAGACGCCGTTCTACGGTGAATCCGGCGGCCAGCAGGGCGATGCTGGACTCATCCATGGCGCCGGCGTCAAGCTGCACGTCACCGACACCCAAAAGAAGCTCGGCGACCTCTTCGTCCATGCCGTCACCGTCGACGAGGGCACGCTGCGGAAGGGCGCCGCGCTCGAGCTGGCGGTCGACCACAAGCGCCGCTCGGCCATCCGCGCCAACCATTCGGCGACGCATCTCCTGCACGAGGCGCTGCGCCTCACGCTGGGCGACCACGTCGCCCAGAAGGGCTCGCTGGTCGCGCCCGACCGGCTCCGCTTCGACTTCTCGCATCCCAAGCCGATCTCGGACGAGGAATTGCGGGAGATCGAAGACCTCGCCAACGAGATCGTGCTGCAGAACACCGAGGTGACGACCCGCCTGATGAGCGTCGACGACGCCATCGCCTCCGGCGCCCGCGCGCTGTTCGGCGAGAAATATGGCGACGAGGTGCGCGTCGTCGCCATGGGCGAGGGGCTGCCCGGCTCCAACAAGGCCTGGTCCGTCGAGCTGTGCGGCGGCACCCATGTCCGGCGCACCGGCGACATCGGCCTCATCCGCATCGTGTCGGAAGGCGCGGTGGCGGCCGGCGTGCGCCGCCTCGAAGCGATGACGGCGGAGGGGGCCCGCAAGCATCTGGTCGGCGAGAGCCGCCTGCTGCAGGGCCTGTCGGATCTGCTCCGCGTGCCGGTGCATGAAGCCGGCGAGCGCCTGACGACGCTGCTCGAGGAGCGCCGGAAGTTCGAGCGCGACCTCGCCGAGGCGCGCAAGAAGCTCGCCATGGGCGGAGGCGGCGGCGAGAGCGAGATCCGCATGGTCGGCGATGCCCGCCTGCTCGCCAAGGCGGTCACCGGCATCGATCTCAGGGACCTCAAGGCGCTGGCCGACGAGGGCAAGAAGCAGATCGGTTCGGGCGTCGTCGCCATCGTCGCCACCTCGGAGGACGGCCGCGCCGGCCTCGTCGTCGGCGTGACCGCCGATCTCACCGGGCGCTTCAACGCAGTCGATCTGGTGCGCAAGGGCTCGGAAGCGCTCGGCGGCAAGGGCGGCGGCGGTCGGCCGGACCTGGCGCAGGCCGGCGGCCCCGACGGCTCCCGGGCCAAGGAGGCGCTCGACGCCATCGCCGCCCACCTCGCAGAGGCCTGA